The proteins below are encoded in one region of Nitrospira sp.:
- a CDS encoding transcription termination factor NusG domain protein codes for MIVNNDTVIDANRALAWFAVQTRSRHEKLVRNQLTQHNIEPFLPSFTRVSQWKDRKKKIEFPLFPGYCFARFIPRQHRYTVLQCPGVVRIVGSPEMPEIVPDVEIESLRLVLEQSYPHCEHPFLREGMAVEVIRGPLKGARGHLVRHARNCRLVLSVTLIQRAVAVEINDSDIAPA; via the coding sequence ATGATCGTGAACAACGACACCGTGATCGATGCCAACCGAGCGCTCGCTTGGTTTGCAGTCCAAACCCGATCGAGACATGAAAAACTGGTTCGCAATCAACTAACGCAACATAACATCGAGCCGTTTCTCCCGTCCTTCACCCGCGTCAGCCAATGGAAAGACCGCAAGAAAAAGATCGAGTTCCCATTGTTCCCAGGCTACTGCTTTGCTCGTTTTATTCCCCGTCAGCATCGGTACACCGTGTTGCAATGTCCCGGGGTCGTCCGCATTGTGGGATCGCCAGAAATGCCGGAAATCGTGCCTGATGTCGAAATCGAATCGCTACGCCTTGTACTGGAACAGTCGTATCCTCATTGCGAACATCCGTTTCTCCGAGAGGGGATGGCGGTCGAGGTGATACGGGGCCCGTTGAAAGGGGCCAGAGGGCATTTGGTCCGGCATGCTCGCAATTGTCGATTGGTACTCAGCGTCACGCTTATCCAGCGTGCTGTCGCGGTCGAAATCAACGACTCCGACATCGCTCCTGCATAG